The proteins below come from a single Felis catus isolate Fca126 chromosome A1, F.catus_Fca126_mat1.0, whole genome shotgun sequence genomic window:
- the PTCD2 gene encoding pentatricopeptide repeat-containing protein 2, mitochondrial isoform X5, translating into MAAAVRRPSHVLLFTLQSSVSPGVGGSGSTCCRCPLGAKRYLLTDNVVKLKEFQHKKVVIANHLPGTKATYLRNMKEKLAQNKLILKDELKTFLHLCDTRDDVELAKNVIYRYHTENRNVTLGEYKFGPLFMRLCYELDLEDSALELIKDQHLRGFFSDTTSFNILMDMLFIKGKYTSALEVLIEMKNQDVKFNKETYVLAFAICYKLNSPESLKICTTLREEALIKGEVLSRRASCFAVALALNQNQVAKAISIFSQIMKPESIICTNLNILIHIQSNMLKTLIKILKDAADGNLSKFVKRQEFSEEVDLCLTSFIVVFGPSYFTSSCNPEQN; encoded by the exons ATGGCTGCCGCAGTTCGGCGGCCGAGTCACGTTTTGCTGTTTACGCTGCAGAGTTCCGTGTCTCCCGGGGTGGGAGGCTCAGGCTCCACATGCTGCCGCTGCCCTCTCGGAG cTAAAAGATATCTACTTACAGATAATGTtgtgaaattaaaagaatttcagCATAAGAAGGTGGTTATTGCAAATCATCTTCCTGGTACTAAAG CAACCTACCTgagaaacatgaaagagaaattgGCCCAGAATAAGCTCATCTTGAAGGACGAGTTGAAAACCTTCCTTCATTTGTGTGATACCCGGGATGATGTGGAACTGGCTAAAAATGTCATTTACAG GTACCATACAGAGAACAGAAATGTCACTTTGGGAGAGTATAAATTTGGACCACTTTTCATGAGGTTGTGCTACGAGTTGGATCTTGAGGACTCTGCATTGGAACTCATCAAAGACCAG caTTTACGAGGTTTCTTCTCAGACACCACATCATTCAATATTTTGATGGATATGTTATTTATTAAAGGCAAATATACAA GTGCGCTGGAAGTGCTGATAGAGATGAAAAACCAAGATGTGAAATTCAACAAAGAAACCTATGTCCTTGCTTTTGCAATTTGCTACAAACTG AATAGCCCTGAATCTTTGAAAATCTGTACTACATTAAGAGAAGAAGCCCTAATCAAAGGAGAAGTCCTCTCCAGGAGAGCATCCTGTTTTGCTGTGGCACTAGCTCTGAATCAG aatCAGGTGGCGAAAGCTATATCAATTTTTTCTCAAATCATGAAGCCAGAAAGCATTATCTGCACTAATTTAAAT ATTTTGATTCATATCCAGTCAAATATGTTGAAAACCCTGATAAAGATATTAAAGGATGCTGCAGACggaaatttatcaaaatttgtgaaaaGACAGGAGTTCTCAGAAGAAGTG
- the PTCD2 gene encoding pentatricopeptide repeat-containing protein 2, mitochondrial isoform X8, which produces MAAAVRRPSHVLLFTLQSSVSPGVGGSGSTCCRCPLGAKRYLLTDNVVKLKEFQHKKVVIANHLPGTKATYLRNMKEKLAQNKLILKDELKTFLHLCDTRDDVELAKNVIYRYHTENRNVTLGEYKFGPLFMRLCYELDLEDSALELIKDQHLRGFFSDTTSFNILMDMLFIKGKYTSALEVLIEMKNQDVKFNKETYVLAFAICYKLNSPESLKICTTLREEALIKGEVLSRRASCFAVALALNQNQVAKAISIFSQIMKPESIICTNLNILIHIQSNMLKTLIKILKDAADGNLSKFVKRQEFSEEVVQNIWIHRGKQR; this is translated from the exons ATGGCTGCCGCAGTTCGGCGGCCGAGTCACGTTTTGCTGTTTACGCTGCAGAGTTCCGTGTCTCCCGGGGTGGGAGGCTCAGGCTCCACATGCTGCCGCTGCCCTCTCGGAG cTAAAAGATATCTACTTACAGATAATGTtgtgaaattaaaagaatttcagCATAAGAAGGTGGTTATTGCAAATCATCTTCCTGGTACTAAAG CAACCTACCTgagaaacatgaaagagaaattgGCCCAGAATAAGCTCATCTTGAAGGACGAGTTGAAAACCTTCCTTCATTTGTGTGATACCCGGGATGATGTGGAACTGGCTAAAAATGTCATTTACAG GTACCATACAGAGAACAGAAATGTCACTTTGGGAGAGTATAAATTTGGACCACTTTTCATGAGGTTGTGCTACGAGTTGGATCTTGAGGACTCTGCATTGGAACTCATCAAAGACCAG caTTTACGAGGTTTCTTCTCAGACACCACATCATTCAATATTTTGATGGATATGTTATTTATTAAAGGCAAATATACAA GTGCGCTGGAAGTGCTGATAGAGATGAAAAACCAAGATGTGAAATTCAACAAAGAAACCTATGTCCTTGCTTTTGCAATTTGCTACAAACTG AATAGCCCTGAATCTTTGAAAATCTGTACTACATTAAGAGAAGAAGCCCTAATCAAAGGAGAAGTCCTCTCCAGGAGAGCATCCTGTTTTGCTGTGGCACTAGCTCTGAATCAG aatCAGGTGGCGAAAGCTATATCAATTTTTTCTCAAATCATGAAGCCAGAAAGCATTATCTGCACTAATTTAAAT ATTTTGATTCATATCCAGTCAAATATGTTGAAAACCCTGATAAAGATATTAAAGGATGCTGCAGACggaaatttatcaaaatttgtgaaaaGACAGGAGTTCTCAGAAGAAGTG
- the PTCD2 gene encoding pentatricopeptide repeat-containing protein 2, mitochondrial isoform X4, producing the protein MAAAVRRPSHVLLFTLQSSVSPGVGGSGSTCCRCPLGAKRYLLTDNVVKLKEFQHKKVVIANHLPGTKATYLRNMKEKLAQNKLILKDELKTFLHLCDTRDDVELAKNVIYRYHTENRNVTLGEYKFGPLFMRLCYELDLEDSALELIKDQHLRGFFSDTTSFNILMDMLFIKGKYTSALEVLIEMKNQDVKFNKETYVLAFAICYKLNSPESLKICTTLREEALIKGEVLSRRASCFAVALALNQNQVAKAISIFSQIMKPESIICTNLNILIHIQSNMLKTLIKILKDAADGNLSKFVKRQEFSEEVAATLKSVKYDNISLFPVKRFLFGCKGFFSSNRKYPLKF; encoded by the exons ATGGCTGCCGCAGTTCGGCGGCCGAGTCACGTTTTGCTGTTTACGCTGCAGAGTTCCGTGTCTCCCGGGGTGGGAGGCTCAGGCTCCACATGCTGCCGCTGCCCTCTCGGAG cTAAAAGATATCTACTTACAGATAATGTtgtgaaattaaaagaatttcagCATAAGAAGGTGGTTATTGCAAATCATCTTCCTGGTACTAAAG CAACCTACCTgagaaacatgaaagagaaattgGCCCAGAATAAGCTCATCTTGAAGGACGAGTTGAAAACCTTCCTTCATTTGTGTGATACCCGGGATGATGTGGAACTGGCTAAAAATGTCATTTACAG GTACCATACAGAGAACAGAAATGTCACTTTGGGAGAGTATAAATTTGGACCACTTTTCATGAGGTTGTGCTACGAGTTGGATCTTGAGGACTCTGCATTGGAACTCATCAAAGACCAG caTTTACGAGGTTTCTTCTCAGACACCACATCATTCAATATTTTGATGGATATGTTATTTATTAAAGGCAAATATACAA GTGCGCTGGAAGTGCTGATAGAGATGAAAAACCAAGATGTGAAATTCAACAAAGAAACCTATGTCCTTGCTTTTGCAATTTGCTACAAACTG AATAGCCCTGAATCTTTGAAAATCTGTACTACATTAAGAGAAGAAGCCCTAATCAAAGGAGAAGTCCTCTCCAGGAGAGCATCCTGTTTTGCTGTGGCACTAGCTCTGAATCAG aatCAGGTGGCGAAAGCTATATCAATTTTTTCTCAAATCATGAAGCCAGAAAGCATTATCTGCACTAATTTAAAT ATTTTGATTCATATCCAGTCAAATATGTTGAAAACCCTGATAAAGATATTAAAGGATGCTGCAGACggaaatttatcaaaatttgtgaaaaGACAGGAGTTCTCAGAAGAAGTG GCCGCCACCTTAAAGAGCGTCAAGTATGACAAcatctctctttttcctgttAAAAGATTTCTGTTTGGGtgcaaaggttttttttcttccaacaggAAGTATCCTCTGAAATTCTAG
- the PTCD2 gene encoding pentatricopeptide repeat-containing protein 2, mitochondrial isoform X7, which translates to MAAAVRRPSHVLLFTLQSSVSPGVGGSGSTCCRCPLGAKRYLLTDNVVKLKEFQHKKVVIANHLPGTKATYLRNMKEKLAQNKLILKDELKTFLHLCDTRDDVELAKNVIYRYHTENRNVTLGEYKFGPLFMRLCYELDLEDSALELIKDQHLRGFFSDTTSFNILMDMLFIKGKYTSALEVLIEMKNQDVKFNKETYVLAFAICYKLNSPESLKICTTLREEALIKGEVLSRRASCFAVALALNQILIHIQSNMLKTLIKILKDAADGNLSKFVKRQEFSEEVAATLKSVKYDNISLFPVKRFLFGCKGFFSSNRKYPLKF; encoded by the exons ATGGCTGCCGCAGTTCGGCGGCCGAGTCACGTTTTGCTGTTTACGCTGCAGAGTTCCGTGTCTCCCGGGGTGGGAGGCTCAGGCTCCACATGCTGCCGCTGCCCTCTCGGAG cTAAAAGATATCTACTTACAGATAATGTtgtgaaattaaaagaatttcagCATAAGAAGGTGGTTATTGCAAATCATCTTCCTGGTACTAAAG CAACCTACCTgagaaacatgaaagagaaattgGCCCAGAATAAGCTCATCTTGAAGGACGAGTTGAAAACCTTCCTTCATTTGTGTGATACCCGGGATGATGTGGAACTGGCTAAAAATGTCATTTACAG GTACCATACAGAGAACAGAAATGTCACTTTGGGAGAGTATAAATTTGGACCACTTTTCATGAGGTTGTGCTACGAGTTGGATCTTGAGGACTCTGCATTGGAACTCATCAAAGACCAG caTTTACGAGGTTTCTTCTCAGACACCACATCATTCAATATTTTGATGGATATGTTATTTATTAAAGGCAAATATACAA GTGCGCTGGAAGTGCTGATAGAGATGAAAAACCAAGATGTGAAATTCAACAAAGAAACCTATGTCCTTGCTTTTGCAATTTGCTACAAACTG AATAGCCCTGAATCTTTGAAAATCTGTACTACATTAAGAGAAGAAGCCCTAATCAAAGGAGAAGTCCTCTCCAGGAGAGCATCCTGTTTTGCTGTGGCACTAGCTCTGAATCAG ATTTTGATTCATATCCAGTCAAATATGTTGAAAACCCTGATAAAGATATTAAAGGATGCTGCAGACggaaatttatcaaaatttgtgaaaaGACAGGAGTTCTCAGAAGAAGTG GCCGCCACCTTAAAGAGCGTCAAGTATGACAAcatctctctttttcctgttAAAAGATTTCTGTTTGGGtgcaaaggttttttttcttccaacaggAAGTATCCTCTGAAATTCTAG
- the PTCD2 gene encoding pentatricopeptide repeat-containing protein 2, mitochondrial isoform X1, with protein MAAAVRRPSHVLLFTLQSSVSPGVGGSGSTCCRCPLGAKRYLLTDNVVKLKEFQHKKVVIANHLPGTKATYLRNMKEKLAQNKLILKDELKTFLHLCDTRDDVELAKNVIYRYHTENRNVTLGEYKFGPLFMRLCYELDLEDSALELIKDQHLRGFFSDTTSFNILMDMLFIKGKYTSALEVLIEMKNQDVKFNKETYVLAFAICYKLNSPESLKICTTLREEALIKGEVLSRRASCFAVALALNQILIHIQSNMLKTLIKILKDAADGNLSKFVKRQEFSEEVLAKARKKVKDVPALLAKFDEIYGKLHINGQVTTCTLDTLLCHTPGDRKSHMVLLSKRTVSHRTFQPLSQSLWAE; from the exons ATGGCTGCCGCAGTTCGGCGGCCGAGTCACGTTTTGCTGTTTACGCTGCAGAGTTCCGTGTCTCCCGGGGTGGGAGGCTCAGGCTCCACATGCTGCCGCTGCCCTCTCGGAG cTAAAAGATATCTACTTACAGATAATGTtgtgaaattaaaagaatttcagCATAAGAAGGTGGTTATTGCAAATCATCTTCCTGGTACTAAAG CAACCTACCTgagaaacatgaaagagaaattgGCCCAGAATAAGCTCATCTTGAAGGACGAGTTGAAAACCTTCCTTCATTTGTGTGATACCCGGGATGATGTGGAACTGGCTAAAAATGTCATTTACAG GTACCATACAGAGAACAGAAATGTCACTTTGGGAGAGTATAAATTTGGACCACTTTTCATGAGGTTGTGCTACGAGTTGGATCTTGAGGACTCTGCATTGGAACTCATCAAAGACCAG caTTTACGAGGTTTCTTCTCAGACACCACATCATTCAATATTTTGATGGATATGTTATTTATTAAAGGCAAATATACAA GTGCGCTGGAAGTGCTGATAGAGATGAAAAACCAAGATGTGAAATTCAACAAAGAAACCTATGTCCTTGCTTTTGCAATTTGCTACAAACTG AATAGCCCTGAATCTTTGAAAATCTGTACTACATTAAGAGAAGAAGCCCTAATCAAAGGAGAAGTCCTCTCCAGGAGAGCATCCTGTTTTGCTGTGGCACTAGCTCTGAATCAG ATTTTGATTCATATCCAGTCAAATATGTTGAAAACCCTGATAAAGATATTAAAGGATGCTGCAGACggaaatttatcaaaatttgtgaaaaGACAGGAGTTCTCAGAAGAAGTG CTGGCCAAAGCAAGGAAAAAAGTGAAGGATGTACCCGCCCTTCTGGCCAAATTTGATGAGATCTATGGGAAACTCCACATTAATGGCCAGGTCACCACTTGCACTTTGGATACTCTCCTCTGCCACACCCCTGGGGACAGAAAATCCCACATGGTACTATTAAGTAAGAGGACAGTCAGCCATCGGACCTTTCAGCCTCTCAGCCAGTCTCTGTGGGCTGAATAA
- the PTCD2 gene encoding pentatricopeptide repeat-containing protein 2, mitochondrial isoform X6, which produces MAAAVRRPSHVLLFTLQSSVSPGVGGSGSTCCRCPLGAKRYLLTDNVVKLKEFQHKKVVIANHLPGTKATYLRNMKEKLAQNKLILKDELKTFLHLCDTRDDVELAKNVIYRYHTENRNVTLGEYKFGPLFMRLCYELDLEDSALELIKDQHLRGFFSDTTSFNILMDMLFIKGKYTSALEVLIEMKNQDVKFNKETYVLAFAICYKLNSPESLKICTTLREEALIKGEVLSRRASCFAVALALNQNQVAKAISIFSQIMKPESIICTNLNILIHIQSNMLKTLIKILKDAADGNLSKFVKRQEFSEEVAIRLATNKLHPGC; this is translated from the exons ATGGCTGCCGCAGTTCGGCGGCCGAGTCACGTTTTGCTGTTTACGCTGCAGAGTTCCGTGTCTCCCGGGGTGGGAGGCTCAGGCTCCACATGCTGCCGCTGCCCTCTCGGAG cTAAAAGATATCTACTTACAGATAATGTtgtgaaattaaaagaatttcagCATAAGAAGGTGGTTATTGCAAATCATCTTCCTGGTACTAAAG CAACCTACCTgagaaacatgaaagagaaattgGCCCAGAATAAGCTCATCTTGAAGGACGAGTTGAAAACCTTCCTTCATTTGTGTGATACCCGGGATGATGTGGAACTGGCTAAAAATGTCATTTACAG GTACCATACAGAGAACAGAAATGTCACTTTGGGAGAGTATAAATTTGGACCACTTTTCATGAGGTTGTGCTACGAGTTGGATCTTGAGGACTCTGCATTGGAACTCATCAAAGACCAG caTTTACGAGGTTTCTTCTCAGACACCACATCATTCAATATTTTGATGGATATGTTATTTATTAAAGGCAAATATACAA GTGCGCTGGAAGTGCTGATAGAGATGAAAAACCAAGATGTGAAATTCAACAAAGAAACCTATGTCCTTGCTTTTGCAATTTGCTACAAACTG AATAGCCCTGAATCTTTGAAAATCTGTACTACATTAAGAGAAGAAGCCCTAATCAAAGGAGAAGTCCTCTCCAGGAGAGCATCCTGTTTTGCTGTGGCACTAGCTCTGAATCAG aatCAGGTGGCGAAAGCTATATCAATTTTTTCTCAAATCATGAAGCCAGAAAGCATTATCTGCACTAATTTAAAT ATTTTGATTCATATCCAGTCAAATATGTTGAAAACCCTGATAAAGATATTAAAGGATGCTGCAGACggaaatttatcaaaatttgtgaaaaGACAGGAGTTCTCAGAAGAAGTG
- the PTCD2 gene encoding pentatricopeptide repeat-containing protein 2, mitochondrial isoform X3, which yields MAAAVRRPSHVLLFTLQSSVSPGVGGSGSTCCRCPLGATYLRNMKEKLAQNKLILKDELKTFLHLCDTRDDVELAKNVIYRYHTENRNVTLGEYKFGPLFMRLCYELDLEDSALELIKDQHLRGFFSDTTSFNILMDMLFIKGKYTSALEVLIEMKNQDVKFNKETYVLAFAICYKLNSPESLKICTTLREEALIKGEVLSRRASCFAVALALNQNQVAKAISIFSQIMKPESIICTNLNILIHIQSNMLKTLIKILKDAADGNLSKFVKRQEFSEEVLAKARKKVKDVPALLAKFDEIYGKLHINGQVTTCTLDTLLCHTPGDRKSHMVLLSKRTVSHRTFQPLSQSLWAE from the exons ATGGCTGCCGCAGTTCGGCGGCCGAGTCACGTTTTGCTGTTTACGCTGCAGAGTTCCGTGTCTCCCGGGGTGGGAGGCTCAGGCTCCACATGCTGCCGCTGCCCTCTCGGAG CAACCTACCTgagaaacatgaaagagaaattgGCCCAGAATAAGCTCATCTTGAAGGACGAGTTGAAAACCTTCCTTCATTTGTGTGATACCCGGGATGATGTGGAACTGGCTAAAAATGTCATTTACAG GTACCATACAGAGAACAGAAATGTCACTTTGGGAGAGTATAAATTTGGACCACTTTTCATGAGGTTGTGCTACGAGTTGGATCTTGAGGACTCTGCATTGGAACTCATCAAAGACCAG caTTTACGAGGTTTCTTCTCAGACACCACATCATTCAATATTTTGATGGATATGTTATTTATTAAAGGCAAATATACAA GTGCGCTGGAAGTGCTGATAGAGATGAAAAACCAAGATGTGAAATTCAACAAAGAAACCTATGTCCTTGCTTTTGCAATTTGCTACAAACTG AATAGCCCTGAATCTTTGAAAATCTGTACTACATTAAGAGAAGAAGCCCTAATCAAAGGAGAAGTCCTCTCCAGGAGAGCATCCTGTTTTGCTGTGGCACTAGCTCTGAATCAG aatCAGGTGGCGAAAGCTATATCAATTTTTTCTCAAATCATGAAGCCAGAAAGCATTATCTGCACTAATTTAAAT ATTTTGATTCATATCCAGTCAAATATGTTGAAAACCCTGATAAAGATATTAAAGGATGCTGCAGACggaaatttatcaaaatttgtgaaaaGACAGGAGTTCTCAGAAGAAGTG CTGGCCAAAGCAAGGAAAAAAGTGAAGGATGTACCCGCCCTTCTGGCCAAATTTGATGAGATCTATGGGAAACTCCACATTAATGGCCAGGTCACCACTTGCACTTTGGATACTCTCCTCTGCCACACCCCTGGGGACAGAAAATCCCACATGGTACTATTAAGTAAGAGGACAGTCAGCCATCGGACCTTTCAGCCTCTCAGCCAGTCTCTGTGGGCTGAATAA